In the Dama dama isolate Ldn47 chromosome 13, ASM3311817v1, whole genome shotgun sequence genome, one interval contains:
- the LOC133068442 gene encoding A-kinase anchor protein 8-like has product MYLRERRLCRGYGAWSAGPTNTQGTYGTGVASWQGYENYNYYGAQNTSVTAGATYNYGPASWEATKASDGLAPGGPAMHMASYGPEPCTDSSDSLIAKINQRLDMMSKEGGRGGSSSGGEGMQDRESSFRFQSFESYDSRPCLPEHNPYRPSYSYDYDFDLGPDRNGGFGGQYSDCRDPARERGALDGFMRGRGQGRFQDRSNPSTFMRGDPFMPPAASSEPLSTPWTEMNYVGGRGLGGPSPGRPPPSLFSQSMAPDFGMMGMQGAGGYDNPVPYGCGRSQTRIRDQPRRRGFNRCGPESLGRKRKQLQIYDEPDTKQARADSEGEFSENDDGAGDFRSGDEEFKGEDEFFDSGRQRGEKDDEDDEVKKRREKQRRRDRMRDRAADRIQFACSVCKFRSFEDEEIQKHLQSKFHKETLRFISTKLPDKTVEFLQEYIINRNKKIEKRRQELMEKESTKPKPDPFKGIGQEHFFKKIEAAHCLACDMLIPAQPQLLQRHLHSVDHNHNRLLAAEQFKKTSLHVAKSVLNNRHIVKMLEKYLKGEDPFTSEAGDAEIEGDENLGGEDKEETPEEVAAQVLAEVITAAVRAVDGEEAPAPESGEMLAKRDDPADTAEAASGPHPEAETPCGMAPEKGNTEAEAGGEAAEAGVAAEAMAAQSESTVTVTAAAEATAGQTDAESRDAVPTE; this is encoded by the coding sequence ATGTATTTGAGAGAGAGGAGGCTTTGCAGAGGTTATGGGGCATGGAGTGCTGGACCTACCAACACCCAGGGTACATATGGAACTGGTGTGGCCAGTTGgcaaggttatgaaaactacaaTTATTATGGTGCCCAGAACACCAGCGTCACCGCGGGAGCAACTTACAACTACGGCCCAGCCTCATGGGAGGCCACCAAGGCCAGCGACGGCCTGGCGCCTGGGGGCCCTGCCATGCACATGGCTTCTTACGGCCCAGAACCATGCACTGACAGTTCTGACTCCCTCATCGCCAAGATCAACCAGCGTTTGGACATGATGtccaaggaaggaggaaggggcgGGAGCAGCAGCGGTGGGGAGGGCATGCAGGACCGGGAGAGCTCCTTTCGCTTCCAGTCGTTTGAGTCCTATGATTCCAGGCCTTGCCTGCCTGAGCACAATCCCTACCGCCCCAGCTACAGCTACGACTATGACTTTGACCTGGGACCCGACCGCAATGGTGGCTTTGGTGGTCAGTACAGTGACTGCCGGGACCCAGCCCGTGAGCGGGGCGCACTCGATGGCTTCATGCGGGGCCGCGGCCAGGGCCGCTTCCAGGACCGGAGCAACCCCAGCACGTTTATGCGCGGCGACCCCTTCATGCCACCTGCAGCCTCCTCTGAGCCTCTTTCTACTCCGTGGACAGAGATGAACTATGTGGGTGGGCGGGGCCTTGGCGGCCCCTCCCCCGGCAGGCCCCCGCCTTCCCTCTTCTCCCAGTCCATGGCCCCTGACTTTGGCATGATGGGCATGCAGGGGGCAGGTGGTTATGACAACCCTGTGCCCTACGGATGTGGCCGGTCACAGACCCGGATCAGAGATCAGCCTCGGCGGAGAGGGTTCAATCGCTGTGGCCCAGAAAGCTTGGGCAGGAAACGGAAGCAGCTGCAGATTTATGACGAGCCTGACACGAAACAAGCTCGAGCTGACAGCGAAGGAGAATTTTCTGAAAACGATGATGGAGCTGGTGACTTCCGGTCAGGAGATGAAGAATTCAAGGGTGAGGACGAATTCTTTGACTCcgggaggcagagaggagagaaggacGACGAGGACGATGAAgtgaagaagagaagggaaaagcagagGAGGAGAGACAGGATGCGAGACCGGGCAGCTGACAGGATTCAGTTTGCCTGTTCCGTGTGCAAGTTCCGTagctttgaagatgaagaaatCCAGAAGCATTTGCAAAGCAAATTTCACAAAGAGACACTGCGCTTTATAAGTACCAAGCTGCCTGATAAGACGGTGGAATTCCTCCAGGAATACATtataaacagaaataagaaaattgagAAGCGGCGTCAAGAACTAATGGAGAAGGAAAGTACAAAACCAAAACCAGATCCTTTCAAAGGGATTGGCCAGGAGCACTTCTTCAAGAAAATAGAGGCTGCCCACTGCCTGGCCTGTGACATGCTGATCCCGGCGCAGCCCCAGCTCCTCCAGCGGCACCTGCACTCTGTCGACCACAATCACAACCGCCTGTTGGCTGCTGAACAGTTCAAGAAAACAAGTCTCCATGTGGCTAAGAGTGTTTTGAACAACAGACATATAGTGAAGATGCTGGAAAAATACCTCAAGGGTGAAGACCCTTTCACCAGTGAAGCTGGTGATGCAGAAATAGAAGGAGACGAGAATTTAGGAGGTGAGGATAAGGAAGAGACACCTGAGGAGGTAGCGGCCCAGGTCTTAGCTGAGGTGATTACGGCAGCAGTGAGGGCAGTAGATGGGGAAGAAGCACCTGCTCCAGAAAGTGGTGAAATGCTGGCCAAACGGGACGACCCTGCGGACACAGCTGAGGCCGCTAGTGGTCCCCACCCCGAGGCAGAGACCCCCTGCGGAATGGCACCTGAGAAGGGCAACACTGAAGCAGAAGCCGGAGGTGAAGCTGCTGAGGCTGGAGTTGCAGCGGAAGCCATGGCAGCGCAGTCAGAAAGCACCGTGACAGTCACGGCTGCTGCAGAAGCCACAGCGGGACAGACTGACGCAGAGTCCAGAGATGCTGTTCCCACAGAATGA